The genomic DNA TACTCAACTCCGTAGAATATGGCTCTTTCGTAAATGCCTACCGCTCTTAGCTCTTTATCAATGTCTAACACTTCCATGTATCCGTATCTTATCTCCACAAGCCTAAGTCCTGTTGTGATTTCCATTAAGAGAGTACTCACACCAAAAGGTTCGTCCTTCTTTACCAAAGAAAGAAAGACATTGTCTTCGTATAGTATTCCGTGCTCAAAAAAGGTTTGGGTAACATAAGGGGGAATACTTTTTAGGTCTCTCACTAAGAATATGGCTGTGCCTTTTATCCTTGGGCTTTTTGCATAAAGTTCTTCAAACTTAAGGACAAACTCTTTGAAGGTTATAAACCTCATCTTTCTGTAAAGCTTGGATTGTCCCGAAGTATAAAGAACCATTACAGATATGGGAACCGATGCAAAAATAACAGACCAATAGGCGCCGTGAGGTATTTTGTAGAAGTTAGAGAGGAAGAACGCTATATCTACAAAGAGCAAGAAAACAGAACCTATGAAGTAAAAAACTTCCCTTTTCATGAGGTGTATAAAGGTTAGGAAAAAGCCCGTTATTGTCATCACAGCACTAACTGCAAATCCATAAGCGGATGCCATGTTATCAGAGGTTTTAAAGTTAAAGTACATAAATATTACACCCATCATCAGAGCCCAGTTAACTGCAGGTATGTATATTTGAGTGCTTAACTCAGTTGATGTATGTTTTATGTTTAGTAGTGGTGCTATCCTCACATTTATAGCCTGAAAAACTATTGAGAAGGCACCGCTTATGAGAGATTGAGATGCTATAATACCAGCAATAATTACCAAGATTAAGAAGGGAATGTAAAAAGTGTCTCCAAGAACTGCATGGGCAGACTCAAAAAACACAGCCTGCTCTTTGGAGGTCCCTCCCTTTAAAAGGAAAGATGCCTGACCCAGATAGTTAAGTACTAACATAGGAAAGACATAAATCCATGCCTGCCTTATGGCAACCCTTCCCAAATGTCCCATATCCGCATACATTGCCTCACCACCCGTTGCTGCAAGTATAACCTCGGAAAGTGCTACAAAGCCCTTTAAGGGATTGTTCATCAGGAACTCAACAGCATGATGAGGACTTAAAGTGTAAAGCACCTGTGGATAGGAAATAATATGATAAAAACCTATCAATCCTATGCTGGTAAACCAAAGGAACATTATAGGTCCAAAGTATTCACCTAACTTTCCAGTACCTTTGGATTGTAAAAGAAAAAGTCCAACGGTGATAATAAGTGCTATGAGTATTACCTCAAACTGTGGTGTGTGCTCAAAGCCCGGAATAAGCCTTATACCTTCTGCAGAGCTAAGGATAGTTATGGCTGGGGTTATAACACCATCTCCCAGCAAGAACCCAAGACCTATAAATACAAGTATCCTATAGAGCTTTCTGAGTTTTTTGCTTT from Hydrogenobacter hydrogenophilus includes the following:
- a CDS encoding KUP/HAK/KT family potassium transporter produces the protein MLKGALRAMGAVFGDLGTSPLYTFSVIVLLTKPTQKEILGIVSLIIWTLIILVTVQYAWFAMNLSIKGEGGTVVLGEIAKSLTKSKKLRKLYRILVFIGLGFLLGDGVITPAITILSSAEGIRLIPGFEHTPQFEVILIALIITVGLFLLQSKGTGKLGEYFGPIMFLWFTSIGLIGFYHIISYPQVLYTLSPHHAVEFLMNNPLKGFVALSEVILAATGGEAMYADMGHLGRVAIRQAWIYVFPMLVLNYLGQASFLLKGGTSKEQAVFFESAHAVLGDTFYIPFLILVIIAGIIASQSLISGAFSIVFQAINVRIAPLLNIKHTSTELSTQIYIPAVNWALMMGVIFMYFNFKTSDNMASAYGFAVSAVMTITGFFLTFIHLMKREVFYFIGSVFLLFVDIAFFLSNFYKIPHGAYWSVIFASVPISVMVLYTSGQSKLYRKMRFITFKEFVLKFEELYAKSPRIKGTAIFLVRDLKSIPPYVTQTFFEHGILYEDNVFLSLVKKDEPFGVSTLLMEITTGLRLVEIRYGYMEVLDIDKELRAVGIYERAIFYGVEYIYTDKFLWKLFSFLKRTTPSFVEFYRFPHGKLHGVAVRVEF